In the Arachis ipaensis cultivar K30076 chromosome B10, Araip1.1, whole genome shotgun sequence genome, one interval contains:
- the LOC107623869 gene encoding LOW QUALITY PROTEIN: methylesterase 17 (The sequence of the model RefSeq protein was modified relative to this genomic sequence to represent the inferred CDS: deleted 1 base in 1 codon), with product MGVMGGEEGIEEGRGSKEQEHFVLIHGIGGGGWCWYKIRCLMENSGYKVSCIDLKGAGIDQSDVDSILSFDDYNKPLINFMSSLPDNEQVILVGHSAGGLSVTQACHKFANKIRLAVYVAATMLKFGFLTDQDLKQGAPDLSEFGDDVYKLGFGLGADKPPTSALVKKEFQRKIIYQLSPHEDSTLAGMLLRAGPVQALTSARFNNNEEEVEKVARVYIRTRHDNVIKAEQQEAMIKSWPPCTVYELDSDHSPFFSTPFLLFGFLVKAAAPFDVGCN from the exons ATGGGTGTGatgggaggagaagaagggatTGAGGAAGGTAGAGGGTCAAAAGAGCAAGAACACTTTGTGCTTATCCATGGCATAGGTGGTGGAGGTTGGTGCTGGTACAAAATCCGGTGTCTTATGGAGAATTCCGGCTACAAGGTCTCATGCATAGACCTCAAAGGTGCCGGAATTGATCAATCCGATGTTGATTCCATCCTCTCCTTTGATGATTACAATAAGCCTCTCATAAATTTCATGTCTTCTTTGCCAGACAACGAACAG GTGATACTAGTGGGGCACAGTGCAGGAGGGTTAAGTGTTACTCAAGCATGTCATAAATTTGCTAATAAGATCCGTTTAGCAGTGTATGTGGCAGCAACTATGCTCAAGTTTGGGTTCTTGACCGACCAAGATCTTAAACAA GGGGCACCAGATTTATCAGAATTTGGTGATGATGTATACAAGCTAGGATTTGGATTGGGAGCAGATAAGCCTCCAACAAGTGCTTTGGTGAAGAAAGAATTTCAACGCAAAATCATATACCAATTGAGCCCTCATGAG GATTCAACCCTAGCTGGAATGCTGCTAAGGGCAGGGCCAGTACAAGCATTAACAAGTGCAAGATTCAATAACAATGAGGAAGAAGTGGAGAAGGTGGCGCGCGTGTACATAAGGACAAGGCATGACAATGTGATTAAGGCAGAACAACAGGAAGCCATGATTAAGAGTTGGCCACCTTGCACTGTTTATGAATTGGACAGTGACCATAGCCCTTTCTTCTCCACTCCATTCCTTCTCTTTGGCTTCCTCGTTAAGGCTGCTGCT CCTTTTGACGTTGGATGCaactaa